The DNA sequence TCTCCAGTGGCAGGACTACtgtaagggaaaagaagatacAAGAGGAGTGGAAGAGTGGCAATGGTGAGGAGAAAGGATTTATGATCAGCAACAGATGTCAAGGTCGAACCgcagaaggaaagtgagCGAAGTGgatggaggaaggaaagaaggggagttAAGAAGCAAGAAGGGGCTCCGCTGTGGGATCTCTTCATGCTTCCCGTAGACGCAGGCAAAtgtttcctcttgttttgtttaacGTGCTTTGGGGTATTTGGCTTTTTAACCTTCTTTTTGCATGTTTTTCATCAGCCGGATCCCTTCTTACTTTCCTGTTTTCACTTGTCTGATTCATACTTACCGGCACTTCGAGCTATCAAAGCAGTCGCCGCTGCAtacccatatatatatatatttgcctATTGGGTGGCGTACCTGCTAAACACGTCCACTTCTCTCGCCACCGCTGTGATTCTTTTGCCTTGCTCGTATTTAGTCCTTTTCCATCTGTTAGGAAACACCTCTGCCGTCAGTGGCGGCTGGAGGGAGAAACTCTGAGTGAAGAATCATATaccaggaagaaggaaaaaggttaGTAAAGGGCAACGCCTTCGCACGCGCACACAACTTCTGCTTGTACAGGAAGAGGTGGCAGTGGTTTATATATTCCTACATAGTCCCCGCCTTGTACTTCCGCAGTGTGTGCTTGGTGCAGGTAAGACAGGAGGCGAAGTGATAAGTAGAAGctgcaaaacaaatacacgcTTACAGCTGCAGCCGTTcgtatacatacatatatagaaTTTACTACATCATATAGTGCAAGTCGGAAGGGGAGGAGAAGATGTCAGCCCAGCTGCAGCAAAAGTTATTTCGCATTCCCGGAAATATTGCCGTCTCCGTTGGCCTCCACTGGGATTTCGTCGGCGCGGACCCCGTGGACCTTGATCTGAGTGCTGTAGCTTTTAGCAGTGAGGGAGTCCTGCTTGATGTGGTTTTCTTCAATCATCCTTTTCCAGTCGGCACCGATGAGGAGGCGCTACGAGACTGCGGCTTCCTCGTTGACCCGCAGCAACTGCCTTATATGTTTATCAGTGGCGACAGTCGTAttggaggcgaagaagagAACCGTCTACCAGGACTTGCACTCGCTGCTCGCCGCCGTGCTCTCCAAATGCGGGGCGGAAGAGACGACGAGCTGAAGCGGTTTGGAGTCATTGAATCTATTTTCTCCCGCATCTACAACGAATCGGAGCTAGAGATGGTTGAGGAGGTGCTGAATGACAAGCGTGGCGGAGGTCACATATTTGATGAAGATGGACGAGCGTTTCGTAGCGAAAACTCTCGCGAGATGTGCGACGAGTCTGTAACGTTCGTGATGCACAAGATACCGTCCGAGGCGGCGGTCATATTTCTCGTTGTGACCAGCTACACCGGAGCTGACTTTTCTGTACTACCCACTGTCAAGCTTGTTGTGGTGAATGAAATGACAAATGAGCAGGTGGGGACAATTGATCTGAAGCACGCCACTGGAAATGGCACGGCAAACTTGGCGTGCATGCTCTGCCGCGTTCCTACGAGGCTCAGCGGTAGCACAGCACCTGGAAGTGCCAATGGAACAATAACAATGGACGGGGGTTCTCGTCAGTTATGGGACTTGCGAGAGCTGAACATCCGGACGTTTGGTTACACTTTTGTAGACACGCTACCCACCATGATGGACGTCCTTGGAGTGGAGGTGAACTCCCGCACTAATGCGGTCTGGCAACTTCCAGACTACTCATTATCAAAGGATTCATACGGGGCGTTGCGGCAGCCGCTCTCGGATGTGCGGTTCGGGGTTGGTTGGGGTGGTGATCACGATTTAGATTCCTTCATGGTGTTTTTAGACGAAAAGAATAATTACGTAGACCACATTAACCCAAAACCGGTTAAGCTACAATCGAGATTCCCACACACCGCACGTCATTCGGGGGATGCAATTAATGGATATAGTGCCGTGGGCGATGAAGAATTTATTGACCTAGTCACGTACCGCCTCCCGTTGGAGGTGCACACAATTATATTCGGTGTGTGTTACGTAGAGGGCGGCCGTAGCACAAGGAGCATTATGGATGTGCCCAAGTTCTACATGCGGCTGCAGAATCGCACGGCAGCATGGCCGAACGCCATTGAAGTAGACCGCTGGAATGTTCATGAGGAAATAAAGCGGGCagatgaggaaagaaaaaggttgaAGGAAGCGCAGCTGCAAGGCTCCAAGTCAGCGGACAACCTTCCAAAGGTTAGTGAGTTGTCCTCACGCCTCTTACACACCTACAAGGGAGCCGACGGTAAGATGTTTCCCGTGCGTGCGCTGGTGCTCGGCATGATGGTCAAAACTGCAGAAGCTCCGCTTAGGGAACTCTACCCGGAGGCTTGCGCTCAGAAGCCTGAAGGGGAGTTGGGGGAAGTGGAACGGCGAAATTCGAGCGGATCTCCACGTGACTCCGACGCTCAAGTAGCaacggaagaggaggacgGGAATGCAGCGGGTGCTGATCCGCTTCCAGAAAGCGATACTGTTGTTTCCGTGTTTCAGTATCTCCCCATTCACGAGTACGTTCCCATCAGCAATGCAAAAGGGTTTGTGGAAATGATGCCGTATATGCGCTGCATAGCAAAGTACTGTCGGAACAAGCCTAGCAGCAATTTAGCAACTCGAAGTAGTGCGGATCAGAATATTAATAACCCACTACGACTGCAAACCTTCCAGCCGCAGCTAAGCACACAGACTTCTATGTGGGATCAGGTACGAGCTTCCAGTGGAGTGCTTTCCTACCACGCCGTGAGGGTGCAGTTTCTTGAGGTGCGGCATCTGCAACCGGAGCTGCCACACGTATTCAAGTGCCACGGTGAGGTGTGGGTATGCGAAAAGACACCCTTTACGGAGAAGCGCTCACTAACCGTATACGACCAACCAACCTTCCGCACACCATACTTAATGCACAGGCAGAACATGCAGTGGGACGAAAGCAACCCAGCCACGGCCGCGTTACTCTTCGTACGGGAATTTGATCGTATCCGTGTGGTTATATACGAGCGCGCCGCCTTCGGCTACGTGGACATTGACCTTATGGATATTAACGAGTTGTGGTCACAGAACCCGCAACCTGATCTGTTCGTGCCAAATGCAACGCAGCCGGCGAGTCTTATGTCCGCCACCCCGGCGCAGGACCGGTGGTTTCAGTTAAGCGGTGGACCACTTAGTGATGGGTTAGTGCGGCTGCGCATATCTCGTGCTCCGATTGGAAAGCTGCTCGAGGAGAGTGAGCGAACCattgcagcagcaaagaagaaaaggcgaGACCATGCGAGGGctgtggaggaagaaaaacatgaGGCTGCTAGAGAAAGGTACTCAGGACCGTGCTGCATCATGTAATGGTTGGAACCGGGGTTGTCGTTTGCTTTGCTCTACCTCTTGTCGACATCACCAATATGGTATATTATAGACTAACTTCCATTTCGTTAGATGTTGTGTGTTGAAGTTATGTATTCGAGGAATTTCTTCCAGCGTTGCGATTTCGCATTGCATGACGCTCCCCGTACCGTTTCCACCTTTTTACtttggtgatgttgcaaCTAAAAAAAGGTTCTCCAATGCAGAGATGCAGTTGCAGAGGGACATTTTGCTCCcgtccctcttcttcttttattgtttctcgCCACAGTGCTACTCTTATCCCTACTGTTTGCCTTTACCCACCTCGCTATTTTCCCTACACCCCCCGAAACAAGGCCAAGCAGTCACACCCATAAACATACGAAGCacagtgcaaaaaaaaaaagaagtcttTTATGGCCGACGAGGAACCACGCGACATTAAACTTGATCTTGAAAAGGACTGCCTGGCGAACAACTGCCAACATAAAGTGCTCGCCTACAGTGCCTGCCTCGAGCGCATCAAGGATATCCCTTCAGAAAAGGAGCCTCACTGCTACCACCAATACTTTGATATAGTTCATTGCGTCGATGTGTGCGTTGACCCAAAGCTGTGGCCAACGTTGGTGTAACGTCAACGGGactaaaaaaaatgggggagaGGGTATGATGCTATGGGAGGGATCAAATCAAAGCAAGAAGGAGCAATGCAGTTCTCACTGGTTGTGACTGGGTTCTTGTCCACTTATTCGCTTATTTACTTTAACTATCggaattgaaggaaaagggtagGGAAATATATACGACCGTCACTTTAAGATCCGTGCGTAGGAGTGAGCAACCCCTTGCCGCAATTGTGGTTTGACAGTCGGCAAGCGATTGGAAAAAGTTTGTTaggtgttgttttgttcgttcgattgttattttttttttctttttgtttaagaATGGAGGAGATGCCTGACTCACCCCGCCGCGGTCGCAAGGTGAGAGGGGCGTCAATTCGACGTGTGGAAGTCTGTTCTACATATTGATGCACCGCATACGACGGGGGGTATTTATTTTctggttgttgttattttcaagTAAAGGAATTTTAGCATTATATTACGTTTGGGGTGGTGAAACGGGTGGAGATTGGTCCACAGAGGATGTTTAGGCTCGTGAAGGGACATGAGGGGATTAATTGAGCGCATTTGTAGAGAATTTCAAATGCATTCGTTTGCGAGAACGTCTTCTCCACGATATTCGTGACCCTGCAACTGCGGAAGCCTCCAACTGCATTTTGTGGTTACATGACTTTGTCAGTGTAATTTTGCTGTGCgttcacctcttttttttttgtcttgcgtttctctttttaaaaCTTTAATCTCCTCCCCCTACGACAATTAACACCAATGCAGTTTGTACACAACTGCGCTGTGACCCACCACAGTGCTACATAGGGGTATGCTTTCCGCGACTGTCATTGTTGGAGAAATAGGGTGCAATTAAAGGCTTTCGCAGCTCCGGCTGTCGTTGGCGCACTTCATGGGCTGTTGATGTCACAATGAGAGCAGTGGTAATGGTCAATATAACGATAGCATCAACAGTGGCAACGATGGGTCCTCAACTCCAGGAGCAATCCGCGTCAATGTGACAACCgctgagggggaaaagaaaaagcattaCGTCATCCGCTTAGGCGGGGGAACTCATGCAGCCGCAGAATTCCCcatatggaaaaaaaaatgttacgTTACCGTCATGATATCCTAGGGTACAGAGAACAACCGCCTCTTGTTGCTATACTGCCTCGTCATCTTCGGTTCCCGTGCGTGTGACGCTGTGCGGTTGGCAGCATCGCGCACACGAACTTATCACTGAGATGCCAAAATACTCCACGGCGGTGGCTGATGTTCACACTAGTGGGAAGttgaccccccccccccccaacaagggaggaggaaaatcagaagaaaaaaagaaaaagcgatgAGACAACGACTAAGTTGGTTATCGCCTGCACATCGCAGTAGGAACGGTTTCTGACCGATGGTTGCGGGGAGTGGCATTGCGAATGAAGTGAATAACGTGTCGGTAAATTCTCTTTGACTTAGTTCTGCCTGTTcacttttattcttttgGTCCTATTTGTAATATGGAAATGTTTTGATGTCTTGCCTCCCATTTTGTTGTGTCGTTTCCGTCGTTACAGCTTCATCTCcgtgttgtttcttgttGGTTTGCAAGACAGTGAGCAGGGTCGTAGATATCAATACACACAAATCTGTATTCAAAAACAATTCTCTGTTTTGCCCGTCGATCGCATCGACAAAAGATGAGTGAGCGGAAAGGCAACCACATGGCGCGCCCGTATTCTTCGTTCCGCAACTCACTCTCCAACCTCGCCCCCATCGTTATCGTTTGTTTATTCAGTTTCCCGGTACATTTTAAATACGCCTTTGCCGACTACTCGGAGGAGACGGCGTTGTCTGCTTTAAACTTTTCCAAGGTTTCGTATTGCAATGCCGACCTCATCCGTAATTGGACCTGTGCGGCATGTCGTAATGAGTCTGCGTTCGTCTTGAAGGGGCTGTTTGAGAATAAAACGGAGGGCACACTGGCGTTTGCAGGGACGAGCGAAGGTAAAATTGTAGTAGCGTTCAGGGGTTCCCTGAATATCGCCAACTGGGTGGACGACATAAAGTATTGGGGGACTCCATACCCCAACGCGAGCTGCGAAAATTGTTTGGTTCACAGAGGCTTTTTCGATGCTTTCGAGTCACTTAGGGCACAAGTACGGCAAGCGCTACATGAGCTAATTGTGTCGGAACCAAATTTTCCAGTTCTCATCACAGGACATAGCCTTGGTGGAGCCCTCGCCCTCCTCACAGCTGTTGATTTAATGTCTTCCCCTCCAGTAGTGCCATCACTTCAAGGTGGCAATTACCCGTCAGTACAGCTCTATACGTTTGGGAAGCCACGCGTAGGTAACCCTGCCTTTGTACAGTGGGTGAAAACATTGTTCCGTAGCGGGAGCCATGAGCCCTACCGCGCCGTGCACCGAAAGGACATTGTTCCCCACCTTCCACCATTGTTCATGGGTTATGTGCATGCGCCACACGAACTGTGGTTTAAGTATGATGATCCGTTGGAGTGCCTGAACTGCAGCGATATGGACGATATTAACTTTTCCACGGGAAGTGTAGGGGAGGACTATTGTTGCAGTGACAGCTTGGATTATCCATCTGTGGCGGATCATCTGATGTATCTCGGAGTTTGCACCGGATGCGCATGCGACGGTCCCACAACAGCATCCATCCCTGGCTTAAATATTTCGTGGGAAACGCGGCAAATGTTGGCGAAGGACCGCGCATATGCGCAGAGGAAACGACCCAGGAAATCGTGCTCGGTCCTCCGCGCTGTCGACAAGCCTGCGGACTGAAATGGATGTGGGTTGCGTGAAGGGATGGAGATAGGAGAAACCCTCGCGTGCACACGACACCACTTGATATTGGACTTGATCTCTGGAATCGAGGGTTTCCCCTTTAAACTTTCCTTCTGGACGAAAGGGATCCGTTAAATTTGCGCGTTGATACTGGCGGTAAAGATCAGTATACGTATTCCACTCTTTCACGTTTGTGAGCAGGAGTTTCTTACCTAGTTTtgcattgttttctttttttttgttgttgttattttgggGTGCCTCGttttattgctgttgttttatcCTTTTCCCCGATGAAACTTGTGGGCTTCCGATAACTGTTGTCCACGCACTCAGCTCTCCCCACCTCCCTCCTTCAGTGGTGCTGTGGTTTAACCGCAGTAACAGTAACAATCCGTTGGTTGGTCAACGAACAAAAGTgaggtaattttttttgagtttgtgAAAACCGTTGGCAAAAAGTTGGCTATAACTCAATAGTAGATTCTTGGTGAGccaagaaaagaaggaaaaaaaagagaaagaagaccGACTGCAGTCGGAGGTGACTCACGCGATAGGGAGATCGAGGCTTAGATGCAAAAATGTACTTGAAGTGGGGGGAGAGGAAGAGTAGAAAACTGGTGCACATGCCTCGATCGTAACTTATACGCGCGACTATGTTATTGGTCAttgctcttcattttttgttttttgcttgtctGAGCATTTGGTTCACATCCCCTTGATTACGCAGCGCTGCCAGTTGGCTCCGCGCTGCATTTCCATTAACTCTCATCCCCACCATCGCATCCTCCCGTGCGCTTCTTATTTTGCCCTTGTTGATATTGCTGTTTGCCTCCTTATCACTGTTATAGTTCCCGCACGCATAGTTTTTGCTTAGTCACTAGTAGGTGCTATCAGTAGTCTGAAGCCGGTCCTGTGGGGATTCTTGCGGACGGCGTCGTGAAGCAAAGCACAAGAGAGGCCCAGGTAGGATCACACtgtaaaggaggaaaactaTTTATAGGCATACATATACGTTCTTCCCTCGTTCTTACCTTGCGGGGGCGCATTGCTTCTCTGAGCATCAATCGTACAACTACACGTGTATTTATCTACACATTTGGCAGTTCGCATTTTGGTCAAACTAATGCAGCCCGCGGGGGGGAACTCGAGTCCGAAATCCACAGGCGAGAGTTGCATTTGTAGCGCCACGAAATATATTTACAGCTTTCGGAAGAAGGAATGGGTTGTGTTAGCCACCAATGTCGAAATTATAACGCCACTCAAACCCTTTGCTAAGGGTGGCATGCGGGTCTGTTATGAGGTTGAGGAAATCGAAGACGACGGCAGCCGCACGCGCTGCATTGCCAAGTTGTTCCTTAAGGTTGTGAGTGACGTGAAGGAAGAGGATTATTTCTGCGAAGGGGAAGCGCAGTGTCTCTGCGAAGAATTTGCGAGCAACTTCAACAAGGCTCCCTTCAATGGACCTAATAAACCGCGCATATCATTCTTACAGTGTCAGGTGTTGCGTATTAGTCGTAATATCATCCCCCGCGAGTACCGTCAGCTGAAGGATGGGTTCTTCTCCCACCGCACAGTCGACACGGGAGATGTTCTTTTCGTGATGGAACCCAAACTTGGGGGACACTTCACAAAGTATAACAGCAACTACGGTGACGTCTATGAGGATGATAAGCACTGCAAAACGGACTCCCAGAAACGGAAGCGTCAGCATATGTTGCACGTGGCTGAAGCTTTCTCTCATTTCACTCTCGTAGATAGCCTGGGCTCGATGCTTTTGTGCGATCTGCAGGGCGTCAATGACTTGTTGACAGACCCGCAAATTCACACGGAGGACGGTCGGGGCCTCGGGTTGGGGAACATGGGCACGGAGGGCATTACGAGGTTCGTGGCCAACCACAAATGCAACGAAATTTGCGAGGGTTTGGATCTGAAGCCGCTGACAGGTGTGGTGCCGGAGTCTAGTGATGAAGCAAAGAAGTCAAATGTTTACGCGTACCTGCGGGCCCAACTCCGACAGGATTTCATCCCACCTCCTAAACCGATATCTGAGAtgacagaagaggaaaagtttGAGCACGCGCTGCAGCTGTCCCGCGTCACTTACTGAATGAAAGGGGTGTGGAAGTGGGTGGATACACTTGGTATTCACAAGCTAAAGGGGAAGACGGGAGAAATGAGTGTTGCTTCTACATCTGTCCGGACTACGGTTGCAGCCAACGTCGCCGTTGGTGTTGTCATAAATGCCAAAGGTGgtgccgttgttgctgctgcaaacGCTGCTCGCATCATAGTGCATTCCTTAGAGCACGGCACAGTTATTCGAAGCGGGACGTTTTAAACCAACAAGAGGGGGAGGCCGtctctgttgctgttgttgttgttcacggTCCCTTgtacgtttcttttttagtgTCACTCACGCTTCAATATGTTCCGCTTTGCCGCGGCGGGCAGCAACGTCACTGCTATTGTGTGTGTACGCGAGTGTTTGTTGCTGAATGGTCCGtcggtgctgctgctgtcgtGAGTTACTGACGTTATAAATTTCGCGCACCtgcttctttctttgctcAATTGTAAGAATTCGCTTCAGCCGTCCGTGTAATTTGAGCTCGTGATCGCGCCCCGCGTTGTCAACCACGTCACCGCATGATGATGCGCTTTTTCTGCGGGTGAGTGGTTCTCTGCTTCCGCTTCCGACAGTCTGGAAATGATAAATACTGTCAGCACGCGCAGGGTGGAGAAGATCGGGGTTAGCGAGGACTGGGGGccatgtttttttctgccttcataagggaaaagagaaaaagtgaaaggagAGGACGGGCTGTCGCGCAGCCTTTATCAGGAAGCTAATTGCGGCCGCCTTGCTTCTGCTCTTTTTCGTCGAGCGTTGTATATTTCCAACCTCGCTGTTCGCTTAGTGTCTTCTctctgtctttctttttgtgccgTTGTGTGGTTCTTTTATTCTTCAGCTTATATGGAGTCTTGTATATCATATAATTTACGGTGGTCCGCCTTAACCGCCCCCCTAGTTGGTGTTCCCCAGCGCGCACCCTTCTGCTGCAAGACACCTCACTTGCCCCTTTCACAATATTACTTTGCTTTTGGCGCTGCATTTGATTTGTACCTGCGGGGAACCGTTGGAAgttacacacaaacatttcctctccttcattcTTTAGGCATCGCTGTACATTCTGTGGTGCCCGCGCTTGTGGTATGAAGGCGAGAAACCGGCGTCGCGGGTGCGTGAAGCACTCAGCAGTGTGTCCGTCCTTCTTCAAATGTCGTTTTACCCCTCGTTGCTTCTTCCccaaatacaaaaagtgCACTTacgcacacaaatacacacatcgacttctttttcctcgctTACTCACTTAACGGAAAACGGGGGATGTTATGCTGAGGCGCACTTTTTATCACTAGGGGAAAAGTTTGCCACGCCAAGTCTGCGGTTTAACTTCAGTGCGGCGGTCGCCAAACTATAGCCCCGAGTGTATTATGATCCCTAAATTGCTGCATATATTTTGTGAATGTTTCAGTGCAGACAtgatttttccccctctccttcaACGTGGCTACTCCTCTGCCCatctttgctttttcctcccttccccacccccctttcctccatGGCTTGGATTCACCAACACCACCTTGCGACACGCCAAATGGTGAAGGAGGTACGagtgcggcggcggcggcgcgGCACGGGTTGCTATAGACTTTTGCAAACAAAAgttaagaaggaaaaagttggAAAGAGGCTAAACGACATTGAAGTGCGGCCGCACGGCAATCGCAAGGGAAGATATAagcaagaaaagaaggagtgtTCGGATTTCGAAAATCGGGGTCAGCACATAACGCCACACTAAACTGAATATAAGTTCAGGAACGCAAGTGACTCAAAGTTCAGAAAGAGCAGGAGGAGTGTAAAGCAGAGGGTGTTGAAATCGTGTCAAACAGGGAGAAATTCGAGTTGCAAAACGGTTGTGGCTCTTCGTTGCTGTCGTCGGCTATAGGGGAGCGTCTACCGTTTTGTAAGAACTACGCGGGtgtttatataaatatagaCGGAGTGAGTAACGAATCCAACGGCACTGCGCAAACAAGTGTGTTTCATCAAGGCAGTGTACCAGCGGCTAGGCTTTGTGGAAGCGGCAACCGGCAAAGTGGAGAACTGAGAAGCGGGAAAGAACAACATTGCTTCAAATCGTAGGATTCGGTGAGGAAGGATCGCATTCGCATCGCGAGGTGTGTCGGGGCACGTTATTTTTGGTAGGCGTGTAGTTGATTGGAGGACGGCTACGAGCATGGAAGAGGCAAGTAGCGAGCACCAGCGGCTCCTTCCCTGCAGCTCCGGCCCACACTCGAACTACAACGCAGCAGCCGTGGAAGTGGGCACTCCAGCGGCACCTTCCCCATGGGGTGGGTTGGAGGACGCAGATCAACAATCCTTGAACTCGACGGAAGTGCGGCGGCGCCATGAGTCGAAGGTATTGTTAGCTGCCCTCATGTTCTGTTTCGTGTTCATGCTGGTAGAGCTCATGTTCGGCGTGGTGGCACACTCCCTGGCACTTCTGACTGACGCCTCGCATCTCCTCATCGACGTGGGCGCCTATGCGCTGAGTATCATGAGCCTACGTGCCGCCTCGAGGACCTCCTGCGGGAAGTACAGCTACGGCTGGCACCGCGCGGAAGTCATCGGAACGCTTGTTTCGGTCTTCTCCATTTGGGCCCTTGTCGTCTGGATTGTCATGGAGGGGTTGGATAGGTCATGGAATGTAGTGAAGTGTAGCCGTATCCATGCTATGCTTGCTACCACTGCTCAACAGTACAAGCGGAATAATAGCACCAGCTATTACGGCTTCGGTAATATTTCACAGCGCCCTACGGTCGACAAGGATGGAGCGCTGACAGAGGCGACGCATATGGAAATGTGTACAAGTATCGACTCACCCATCATGGTTGTGGTGGGTGTACTAGGGATGGTGGTAAACGTTGTATGCGCCGCTATTTTGTACTTCGGTGGTTCGCACGGCCACAGTCATTTTGGTGGATCACACCATCATAGCCATAGCGGTAacggggaagaagaggattcACTATGCGAGGAGAATACTGGGCACAATCACAGTCACGACCATGGACATGGACACGGGCACAGCGGaagtgaaggtgaaggtCATGATCACAGTCACAGTCACAGTGGCAGAGGGTTCGCCGTTCACGCTGCTCTGCTTCATGCGTTGGGTGATTGTGTCCAGTCTCTCGGCGTCATCCTCGCTGGAATCTTCATTTATGTCGCAAACCGTTATTCGTACGGTGTTCCATCATATCGCTACTCCATTTACAACCTTGCAGACCCGCTGTGCTCGCTACTGTTTGCCGTCATTACGCTCAACATGACGCGACCGTTGCTGCGGGACCTTCTGGGAATTCTCATGGAGAGTACCCCTCCGGGTATTAACTACTCCGAGTTGTTGAGTGCCCTGCGCAGTATTAAAGGTGTTGAAGGCGTACACGACCTTCACGTGTGGTCGATTGCCTCCGACTACGCAGCGCTTTCGGTTCATCTTGAGGCAGACGATAAGGATGCAGCCCTTCAGGAGGCACAGGAGGTTTGCAAGAGATTTGGCATCACCCATACG is a window from the Trypanosoma brucei brucei TREU927 chromosome 8, complete sequence genome containing:
- a CDS encoding mitochondrial hinge protein, putative is translated as MADEEPRDIKLDLEKDCLANNCQHKVLAYSACLERIKDIPSEKEPHCYHQYFDIVHCVDVCVDPKLWPTLV
- a CDS encoding lipase, putative; amino-acid sequence: MSERKGNHMARPYSSFRNSLSNLAPIVIVCLFSFPVHFKYAFADYSEETALSALNFSKVSYCNADLIRNWTCAACRNESAFVLKGLFENKTEGTLAFAGTSEGKIVVAFRGSLNIANWVDDIKYWGTPYPNASCENCLVHRGFFDAFESLRAQVRQALHELIVSEPNFPVLITGHSLGGALALLTAVDLMSSPPVVPSLQGGNYPSVQLYTFGKPRVGNPAFVQWVKTLFRSGSHEPYRAVHRKDIVPHLPPLFMGYVHAPHELWFKYDDPLECLNCSDMDDINFSTGSVGEDYCCSDSLDYPSVADHLMYLGVCTGCACDGPTTASIPGLNISWETRQMLAKDRAYAQRKRPRKSCSVLRAVDKPAD
- a CDS encoding myosin heavy chain kinase A, putative, producing the protein MQPAGGNSSPKSTGESCICSATKYIYSFRKKEWVVLATNVEIITPLKPFAKGGMRVCYEVEEIEDDGSRTRCIAKLFLKVVSDVKEEDYFCEGEAQCLCEEFASNFNKAPFNGPNKPRISFLQCQVLRISRNIIPREYRQLKDGFFSHRTVDTGDVLFVMEPKLGGHFTKYNSNYGDVYEDDKHCKTDSQKRKRQHMLHVAEAFSHFTLVDSLGSMLLCDLQGVNDLLTDPQIHTEDGRGLGLGNMGTEGITRFVANHKCNEICEGLDLKPLTGVVPESSDEAKKSNVYAYLRAQLRQDFIPPPKPISEMTEEEKFEHALQLSRVTY
- a CDS encoding metal-ion transporter, putative; this encodes MEEASSEHQRLLPCSSGPHSNYNAAAVEVGTPAAPSPWGGLEDADQQSLNSTEVRRRHESKVLLAALMFCFVFMLVELMFGVVAHSLALLTDASHLLIDVGAYALSIMSLRAASRTSCGKYSYGWHRAEVIGTLVSVFSIWALVVWIVMEGLDRSWNVVKCSRIHAMLATTAQQYKRNNSTSYYGFGNISQRPTVDKDGALTEATHMEMCTSIDSPIMVVVGVLGMVVNVVCAAILYFGGSHGHSHFGGSHHHSHSGNGEEEDSLCEENTGHNHSHDHGHGHGHSGSEGEGHDHSHSHSGRGFAVHAALLHALGDCVQSLGVILAGIFIYVANRYSYGVPSYRYSIYNLADPLCSLLFAVITLNMTRPLLRDLLGILMESTPPGINYSELLSALRSIKGVEGVHDLHVWSIASDYAALSVHLEADDKDAALQEAQEVCKRFGITHTTIQVDTVENGAGLCHSLCASAQTIA